One window from the genome of Borrelia hispanica CRI encodes:
- a CDS encoding DUF777 family protein: protein MHLNYDIYRMNSQMAGSALTQEEIKLWIYKNIFISTIGIIKSFNSETQEGVVLLSLYKNIEIQTRCISNMHFNLQENDEVILLQSSINLFDINDDNDDNYYDKNYFYILRPINMQNAAIKVDNFSIHTKNLMEIKNNNITLKQVLEEIVNCLYNLRVSGQATIEPSFYTYVNNIQTKINMLLK, encoded by the coding sequence ATGCATTTAAATTATGATATTTATAGAATGAATAGCCAAATGGCTGGTTCTGCATTAACACAAGAAGAAATTAAACTATGGATTTATAAAAATATTTTTATCTCTACAATAGGAATTATCAAATCTTTTAATTCTGAGACTCAAGAAGGTGTTGTATTACTATCCCTTTATAAAAATATAGAAATTCAAACTCGCTGTATATCAAATATGCATTTTAATCTACAAGAAAATGATGAGGTTATTCTTTTGCAAAGTAGTATCAATCTTTTTGATATTAATGATGATAATGATGATAATTATTATGATAAAAACTATTTCTATATATTACGACCGATTAATATGCAAAATGCAGCTATTAAAGTTGATAATTTTTCTATTCACACAAAAAACCTTATGGAAATCAAAAATAACAATATAACTTTAAAGCAAGTATTAGAAGAAATTGTTAATTGCTTATATAATTTAAGAGTTTCTGGACAAGCTACGATTGAACCTAGTTTTTACACATATGTTAACAATATACAAACTAAAATA